A window of the Brassica napus cultivar Da-Ae chromosome C5, Da-Ae, whole genome shotgun sequence genome harbors these coding sequences:
- the LOC106448576 gene encoding dihydrolipoyllysine-residue acetyltransferase component 2 of pyruvate dehydrogenase complex, mitochondrial isoform X2 — protein sequence MLKTRLNYSPAERLSKCSARDLPMPSGISTMSTRPTFFREYISSQMRSVRGFSSSSDLPPHQEIGMPSLSPTMTEGNIARWLKKEGDKVAPGEVLCEVETDKATVEMECMEEGYLAKIVKEEGAKEIQVGEVIAITVEEEEDIQKFKDYTPSSGTPPAAPEAKPAPSPPKEEKVEKPASAPEAKTSKPTSAPSEDRIFASPLAKKLAEDSNVPLSSIKGTGPEGRIVKADVEEFLASRGQETTAKPSKPTDSKVPALDYVDIPHTQIRKVTASRLAFSKQTIPHYYLTVDTCVDKLMGLRSQLNSFQEASGGKRISVNDLVIKAAALALRKVPQCNSSWTDEYIRQFSNVNINVAVQTENGLYVPVVKDADKKGLSKIGEEVRFLAQKAKENSLKPEDYEGGTFTVSNLGGPFGIKQFCAVINPPQAAILAIGSAEKRVVAGSGPDQFNVASYMSVTLSCDHRVIDGAIGAEWLKAFKGYIETPESMLL from the exons ATGCTCAAGACTCGCCTGAATTATTCCCCGGCAGAGAGACTTTCGAAATGTAGTGCCAGAGAT CTTCCAATGCCTAGTGGTATTTCAACAATGAGCACAAGACCAACATTCTTTAGAGAATATATAAG CTCCCAGATGCGATCAGTAAGAGGATTTTCATCCAGCTCAG ATCTTCCTCCTCATCAAGAGATCGGAATGCCTTCTCTTTCCCCAACAATGACTGAG GGTAACATTGCCAGGTGGCTGAAGAAAGAAGGTGATAAAGTTGCTCCTGGTGAAGTGCTTTGTGAAGTTGAAACT GACAAAGCGACCGTCGAAATGGAATGCATGGAAGAGGGTTATCTCGCCAagatagtgaaggaggaaggGGCAAAAGAAATTCAAGTTGGTGAG GTGATTGCTATCacagttgaagaagaagaagatattcaAAAGTTCAAAGATTACACCCCTTCATCTGGTACTCCTCCAGCTGCTCCTGAAGCAAAACCAGCCCCTTCCCCACCAAAGGAAGAGAAGGTCGAGAAGCCAGCCAGTGCACCTGAAGCCAAGACATCCAAGCCAACCTCGGCTCCTTCAGAAGATCGTATTTTTGCTAGTCCTCTTGCCAAAAAGTTGGCTGAAGATAGTAAT GTACCTCTCTCAAGCATCAAAGGCACAGGTCCTGAAGGACGAATAGTGAAGGCTGATGTCGAAGAGTTCTTAG CTTCACGCGGTCAAGAAACTACTGCCAAGCCTTCGAAGCCCACCGATTCAAAGGTTCCAGCTTTGGACTATGTTGATATCCCTCACACTCAAATACGAAAG GTCACAGCCTCACGTTTGGCATTCTCAAAGCAAACTATTCCGCACTACTACTTAACCGTGGATACATGTGTTGACAAACTGATGGG CCTTAGGAGTCAACTGAATTCATTTCAAGAGGCGTCCGGCGGGAAACGGATATCAGTTAACGACCTTGTTATTAAG GCTGCTGCATTGGCTCTAAGGAAAGTTCCACAGTGTAATAGTTCATGGACAGACGAATACATCCGCCA ATTTAGCAATGTGAACATCAACGTGGCAGTACAAACAGAAAATGGGCTTTACGTTCCTGTTGTCAAG GACGCGGACAAGAAAGGGCTGTCCAAAATTGGAGAAGAGGTTAGATTCTTGGCTCAGAAAGCTAAAGAAAACAGCTTGAAGCCTGAAGATTATGAG GGAGGAACATTCACAGTCTCCAACTTGGGAGGACCTTTTGGCATCAAACAGTTCTGCGCAGTCATCAATCCACCTCAAGCCGCTATTCTAGCAATCGGATCAG CTGAAAAGAGAGTTGTTGCTGGTAGCGGCCCTGACCAGTTTAACGTGGCTTCGTACATGTCTGTAACACTTAGCTGTGATCACCGCGTAATAGATG GTGCCATTGGAGCTGAATGGTTGAAAGCATTCAAGGGTTATATCGAGACCCCAGAATCTATGTTGCTCTAA
- the LOC106448576 gene encoding dihydrolipoyllysine-residue acetyltransferase component 2 of pyruvate dehydrogenase complex, mitochondrial isoform X1 produces the protein MVYASRIIITHTKKLKHVSTLLRREHAAAVRGFSNSTQPSLTGREDMLKTRLNYSPAERLSKCSARDLPMPSGISTMSTRPTFFREYISSQMRSVRGFSSSSDLPPHQEIGMPSLSPTMTEGNIARWLKKEGDKVAPGEVLCEVETDKATVEMECMEEGYLAKIVKEEGAKEIQVGEVIAITVEEEEDIQKFKDYTPSSGTPPAAPEAKPAPSPPKEEKVEKPASAPEAKTSKPTSAPSEDRIFASPLAKKLAEDSNVPLSSIKGTGPEGRIVKADVEEFLASRGQETTAKPSKPTDSKVPALDYVDIPHTQIRKVTASRLAFSKQTIPHYYLTVDTCVDKLMGLRSQLNSFQEASGGKRISVNDLVIKAAALALRKVPQCNSSWTDEYIRQFSNVNINVAVQTENGLYVPVVKDADKKGLSKIGEEVRFLAQKAKENSLKPEDYEGGTFTVSNLGGPFGIKQFCAVINPPQAAILAIGSAEKRVVAGSGPDQFNVASYMSVTLSCDHRVIDGAIGAEWLKAFKGYIETPESMLL, from the exons ATGGTTTACGCATCCCGTATCATCATCACCCATACCAAGAAG CTGAAACATGTTTCCACTTTACTACGGCGTGAGCATGCTGCGGCAGTCCGCGGTTTCTCCAACAGTACCCAGCCCTCACTCACTGGAAGAGAAG ATATGCTCAAGACTCGCCTGAATTATTCCCCGGCAGAGAGACTTTCGAAATGTAGTGCCAGAGAT CTTCCAATGCCTAGTGGTATTTCAACAATGAGCACAAGACCAACATTCTTTAGAGAATATATAAG CTCCCAGATGCGATCAGTAAGAGGATTTTCATCCAGCTCAG ATCTTCCTCCTCATCAAGAGATCGGAATGCCTTCTCTTTCCCCAACAATGACTGAG GGTAACATTGCCAGGTGGCTGAAGAAAGAAGGTGATAAAGTTGCTCCTGGTGAAGTGCTTTGTGAAGTTGAAACT GACAAAGCGACCGTCGAAATGGAATGCATGGAAGAGGGTTATCTCGCCAagatagtgaaggaggaaggGGCAAAAGAAATTCAAGTTGGTGAG GTGATTGCTATCacagttgaagaagaagaagatattcaAAAGTTCAAAGATTACACCCCTTCATCTGGTACTCCTCCAGCTGCTCCTGAAGCAAAACCAGCCCCTTCCCCACCAAAGGAAGAGAAGGTCGAGAAGCCAGCCAGTGCACCTGAAGCCAAGACATCCAAGCCAACCTCGGCTCCTTCAGAAGATCGTATTTTTGCTAGTCCTCTTGCCAAAAAGTTGGCTGAAGATAGTAAT GTACCTCTCTCAAGCATCAAAGGCACAGGTCCTGAAGGACGAATAGTGAAGGCTGATGTCGAAGAGTTCTTAG CTTCACGCGGTCAAGAAACTACTGCCAAGCCTTCGAAGCCCACCGATTCAAAGGTTCCAGCTTTGGACTATGTTGATATCCCTCACACTCAAATACGAAAG GTCACAGCCTCACGTTTGGCATTCTCAAAGCAAACTATTCCGCACTACTACTTAACCGTGGATACATGTGTTGACAAACTGATGGG CCTTAGGAGTCAACTGAATTCATTTCAAGAGGCGTCCGGCGGGAAACGGATATCAGTTAACGACCTTGTTATTAAG GCTGCTGCATTGGCTCTAAGGAAAGTTCCACAGTGTAATAGTTCATGGACAGACGAATACATCCGCCA ATTTAGCAATGTGAACATCAACGTGGCAGTACAAACAGAAAATGGGCTTTACGTTCCTGTTGTCAAG GACGCGGACAAGAAAGGGCTGTCCAAAATTGGAGAAGAGGTTAGATTCTTGGCTCAGAAAGCTAAAGAAAACAGCTTGAAGCCTGAAGATTATGAG GGAGGAACATTCACAGTCTCCAACTTGGGAGGACCTTTTGGCATCAAACAGTTCTGCGCAGTCATCAATCCACCTCAAGCCGCTATTCTAGCAATCGGATCAG CTGAAAAGAGAGTTGTTGCTGGTAGCGGCCCTGACCAGTTTAACGTGGCTTCGTACATGTCTGTAACACTTAGCTGTGATCACCGCGTAATAGATG GTGCCATTGGAGCTGAATGGTTGAAAGCATTCAAGGGTTATATCGAGACCCCAGAATCTATGTTGCTCTAA
- the LOC111207183 gene encoding growth-regulating factor 5, giving the protein MMSLSGNGGRTIERPPFTPTQWQELENQALIYKYMVSGVPVPPELIFSIRRSLDSSLVSRLLPHQSIGWGCYQMGFGRKPDPEPGRCRRTDGKKWRCSREAYPDSKYCEKHMHRGRNRARKSIDQNQTTAPLTSPSLSFPNNNNPSPTLSSSSSTYSAASSSPSIDAYSNINRLGVGSSNSRGYFNNHSLDYPYPLSSPKQQQQQTLHHASALSLHQNTSTDSQFNALASATDHKDFRYFQGIGERAGVGAGERTFFPEASRSFQDSPYHHQRPLATVMNDPYHSGTDHKVDHHHHTYSSVSSSSQHDQDHHRQQQQQCFVMGADMFNKPTRTVFANTSRQDHQEEEEKDSSETKKSLHHFFGEDWAQNKNNSDSWLDLSSHSRLDTGS; this is encoded by the exons ATGATGAGTCTAAGTGGAAATGGTGGGAGAACAATAGAGAGGCCTCCATTTACACCAACACAATGGCAAGAACTGGAGAATCAAGCCCTAATTTACAAGTACATGGTCTCAGGAGTTCCTGTCCCACCTGAGCTCATCTTCTCCATTAGAAGAAGCTTGGACTCTTCCTTGGTCTCTAGACTCCTCCCTCACCAATCCA TTGGGTGGGGATGCTATCAGATGGGGTTTGGTAGAAAACCAGATCCAGAACCAGGAAGGTGCAGAAGAACAGATGGTAAGAAATGGAGATGCTCAAGAGAAGCATACCCTGATTCAAAGTACTGTGAAAAACACATGCACAGAGGAAGGAACCGTGCCAGAAAATCTATTGATCAGAATCAGACAACTGCTCCTTTAACATCACCATCTCTCTCTTTccccaacaacaacaacccaAGCCCtaccttgtcttcttcctcctctactTATTCAGCtgcttcttcatctccttccaTTGATGCTTACAGTAATATCAATAGGCTTGGTGTTGGTAGTAGTAACAGTAGAGGTTACTTCAACAACCATTCCCTTGACTATCCTTATCCTTTGTCCTCACCtaaacagcaacaacaacagacTCTTCATCATGCTTCTGCTTTGTCTCTTCACCAAAACACATCTACTGATTCTCAGTTCAATGCCTTAGCTTCTGCAACTGACCATAAAGACTTCAG ATACTTTCAAGGGATTGGGGAGAGAGCTGGAGTTGGAGCTGGGGAGAGGACTTTTTTTCCAGAAGCTTCTAGAAGCTTTCAAGATTCTCCATACCATCACCAACGACCGTTAGCAACAGTAATGAATGACCCGTACCACTCTGGTACTGATCATAAggttgatcatcatcatcacacaTACTCATccgtatcatcatcatctcagcATGATCAAGATCATCATCGACAACAACAGCAGCAATGTTTTGTTATGGGCGCTGACATGTTCAACAAACCCACAAGAACTGTCTTCGCAAACACATCGAGGCAAGATcatcaagaagaggaggagaaagATTCATCAGAAACAAAGAAGTCTCTACATCATTTCTTTGGTGAGGACTGGGCGCAGAACAAAAACAATTCAGATTCTTGGCTTGACCTTTCTTCCCATTCAAGACTCGACACTG GTAGTTGA
- the LOC106361952 gene encoding proline-rich receptor-like protein kinase PERK9: MGFLNIVLLVAMILSFHAFLLAQSQQQDQDQDQDRRQSQSSPPSFWQSQSPPPPPTPQFNTPPPPQSTVGILSPPPPPSPSPPPPPPPPPSPSPPPNSPPPPPPNELASPPQSRRNKPRRLRPPPPPPVRTFKQSEKSSGLNTGKIVGLVFAGIAALLQICVVAFLVFKRNQLLRMTRTY, translated from the coding sequence ATGGGGTTTTTGAATATCGTTTTACTCGTGGCCATGATTCTCAGTTTCCATGCCTTCCTCCTTGCTCAATCGCAACAGCAAGATCAAGATCAAGATCAAGATCGACGCCAATCTCAATCCTCTCCGCCTTCATTTTGGCAGTCGcaatctcctcctcctccaccgacTCCTCAGTTCAATACCCCTCCTCCGCCTCAATCCACCGTTGGCATTTTGTCTCCTCCGCCTCCACCCTCACCctcacctcctcctcctccgccgcctcCACCATCGCCATCACCTCCTCCTAATTCTCCGCCGCCGCCTCCTCCGAATGAGCTAGCTTCTCCCCCGCAGTCTCGTAGAAACAAACCACGGAGGTTACGGCCGCCACCTCCTCCGCCTGTACGGACCTTCAAGCAGTCGGAGAAAAGCAGCGGGTTAAACACCGGGAAGATCGTGGGTCTGGTGTTCGCTGGGATCGCAGCATTGCTGCAGATTTGCGTCGTTGCCTTCTTGGTTTTCAAGAGAAATCAGCTGTTGAGGATGACTCGTACTTATTGA
- the LOC125587034 gene encoding uncharacterized protein LOC125587034: MEVNGGEDQYEEASEWFVKYLNRQGDWLEKTRGNLMVAATVIAGMSFQVMVSPPGGVWQSDICSSGNQTGVTVPVCTAKAGTSVLEHESSKRGLYLGMVISSTVSFSASMSLILLVISGLRLRNRMIMAILVTFMVLAVLCISAAFFFAVALVQYEDDKIIYILMVYVGFWIVFPVIILVSQLVRFLGWLICFVCCCCPRRRRSPRRLLPVTPSPVH; the protein is encoded by the exons ATGGAAGTTAACGGTGGAGAAGATCAATACGAAGAAGCATCAGAGTGGTTTGTGAAGTATTTAAATCGTCAAGGTGATTGGTTAGAAAAGACCAGAGGAAATCTAATGGTTGCAGCGACAGTTATAGCTGGTATGAGCTTTCAAGTTATGGTTAGTCCTCCTGGTGGTGTATGGCAGAGTGATATTTGTTCTTCCGGTAATCAAACCGGTGTTACCGTACCGGTTTGTACGGCAAAAGCGGGAACTTCGGTATTGGAGCACGAGAGTTCGAAACGTGGACTCTATCTTGGAATGGTTATTAGCAGTACAGTTTCGTTTTCTGCCTCCATGAGCCTCATTCTACTTGTCATCAGTGGATTACGACTCAG GAACCGGATGATAATGGCGATCCTAGTGACATTTATGGTACTAGCGGTTCTTTGCATATCGGCGGCGTTTTTCTTCGCTGTCGCATTGGTTCAGTATGAAGATGATAAAATCATCTATATACTAATGGTTTATGTGGGATTCTGGATCGTGTTTCCTGTTATAATACTTGTAAGCCAACTAGTTCGGTTTTTAGGTTGGCTTATTTGTTTCGTATGTTGTTGTTGTCCACGTCGACGACGGTCCCCTCGACGGCTGTTGCCAGTGACTCCATCTCCTGTCCATTAA
- the LOC125575225 gene encoding eukaryotic initiation factor 4A-1-like, producing the protein MAGSAPEGTQFDARQFDQKLNEVLEGQDEFFTSYDESHDSFDAMGLQENLLRGIYAYGFEKPSAIQQRGIVPFCKGLDVIQQAQSGTGKTATFCSGVLQQLDYSLVQCQALVLAPTRELAQQIEKVMRALGDYLGVKVHACVGGTSVREDQRILQAGVHVVVGTPGRVFDMLKRQSLRADYIKMFVLDEADEMLSRGFKDQIYDIFQLLPPKIQVGVFSATMPPEALEITRKFMSKPVRILVKRDELTLEGIKQFYVNVEKEEWKLETLCDLYETLAITQSVIFVNTRRKVDWLTDKMRGRDHTVSATHGDMDQNTRDIIMREFRSGSSRVLITTDLLARGIDVQQVSLVINYDLPTQPENYLHRIGRSGRFGRKGVAINFVTKDDERMLFDIQKFYNVVVEELPSNVADLL; encoded by the exons ATGGCAGGATCCGCACCAGAAGGCACTCAGTTTGATGCACGTCAGTTCGACCAGAAGTTGAACGAAGT TCTTGAGGGACAGGACGAGTTCTTCACCTCTTACGATGAATCCCACGACAGCTTTGACGCCATGGGTCTCCAAGAGAATCTCCTCAGGGGTATCTACGCTTACG GTTTCGAGAAGCCTTCTGCTATCCAGCAAAGAGGAATCGTTCCCTTTTGCAAAGGCCTCGACGTGATCCAACAGGCCCAGTCCGGTACCGGCAAAACCGCCACTTTCTGCTCCGGCGTCCTCCAGCAGCTAGACTACTCCCTCGTCCAGTGCCAGGCCCTCGTCCTCGCCCCGACCAGAGAGCTCGCCCAGCAGATCGAGAAGGTCATGAGGGCCCTCGGCGACTACCTCGGCGTCAAGGTCCACGCCTGCGTCGGCGGGACCAGCGTCCGCGAGGACCAGCGCATCCTCCAGGCCGGCGTCCACGTCGTCGTCGGCACCCCGGGGCGCGTGTTCGACATGCTGAAGCGCCAGTCCCTCCGCGCCGACTACATCAAGATGTTCGTCCTCGACGAGGCCGACGAGATGCTCTCCCGCGGGTTCAAGGACCAGATCTACGACATCTTCCAGCTCCTCCCGCCCAAGATCCAGGTGGGTGTCTTCTCGGCGACCATGCCGCCGGAGGCTCTCGAGATCACGAGGAAGTTCATGAGCAAGCCGGTGAGGATCCTGGTGAAGCGCGACGAGCTCACCTTGGAAGGTATCAAGCAGTTTTACGTCAACGTTGAGAAGGAGGAGTGGAAGCTCGAGACGCTCTGCGACCTCTACGAGACGCTGGCCATCACTCAGAGCGTCATCTTCGTGAACACCAGGCGGAAGGTTGACTGGCTCACTGATAAAATGAGGGGGCGTGACCACACGGTGTCTGCGACTCACGGAGACATGGACCAGAACACTAGAGACATTATTATGAGAGAGTTCAGGTCTGGCTCCTCGCGTGTGCTTATCACCACTGATCTCTTGGCTCGTGGTATCGATGTTCAGCAGGTGTCTCTGGTGATCAACTACGATCTGCCGACTCAGCCTGAGAACTACCTTCACCGTATCGGAAGAAGTGGGAGGTTTGG